The following are encoded together in the Gavia stellata isolate bGavSte3 chromosome 23, bGavSte3.hap2, whole genome shotgun sequence genome:
- the C1D gene encoding nuclear nucleic acid-binding protein C1D, producing MEMSEDDINTEEYPTEIHDYLAAFEKSLGSVDEMLKTMMSVSRSELLQKLEPLEQAKLDLVSVYTLNSMFWVYLATQGINPKEHPVKQELERIRTYMNKVKEIADKKKASKLDKGAASRFVRNALWEPNAENEHTSKTPAKGKKRKMD from the exons ATGGAAATGTCAGAAGATGATATTAATACAGAAGAATACCCCACTGAAATTCATGATTATCTTGCAGCATTTGAAAAATCTCTTGGTTCTGTAGATGAGATGCTGAAGACAATGATGTCAGTTTCCAGGAGTGAGCTTCTCCAAAAG TTAGAGCCTCTTGAGCAAGCAAAGCTGGATTTGGTTTCGGTATACACATTAAATTCAATGTTCTGGG taTACTTGGCTACTCAGGGAATCAATCCAAAGGAACATCCAGTGAAACAAGAACTG gaGAGAATAAGAACATACATGAACAAGGTCAAAGAAATAGCAGACAAGAAAAAGGCATCCAAACTTGATAAAGGAGCTGCTTCTAGATTTGTAAGAAATGCACTCTGGGAACCAAACGCTGAAAATGAACATACCTCCAAAACTCctgctaaaggaaaaaagagaaagatggaCTAA